One stretch of Stanieria cyanosphaera PCC 7437 DNA includes these proteins:
- a CDS encoding ParA family protein translates to MSHIIALANQKGGTGKTTTAVHLAYYLAVQKKQTTLLIDADSQNSSSQWLYNLTPSIPTQVISDKEQLFEEIPQLAQKYEYIVVDGPAGRLEDETKAILARVDLVIVPIQPKVLDLSSTLKAVLLINQAQEMRQGSPLGAIFINRAKSGTRLKEEATRFLKTVPGVLALKTVIHDREVISDAPGQNATIWTMTGKPAITARAEYAQLFEEIFGLLNT, encoded by the coding sequence ATGAGCCATATCATCGCATTAGCCAATCAAAAAGGAGGAACTGGCAAAACTACTACTGCCGTTCATCTTGCTTATTATTTAGCAGTACAAAAGAAACAAACTACTCTGCTTATTGATGCCGATTCTCAAAACTCTTCCTCTCAATGGTTGTACAATCTGACTCCATCAATTCCCACACAGGTAATTAGCGACAAAGAGCAACTTTTTGAAGAAATTCCTCAGCTAGCTCAAAAATACGAATATATAGTTGTTGATGGGCCAGCAGGACGATTAGAAGATGAAACTAAAGCTATACTGGCTCGTGTCGATTTGGTCATTGTACCGATTCAGCCTAAAGTTCTCGACCTCAGTTCAACTCTCAAAGCCGTATTATTAATCAATCAAGCTCAAGAGATGCGACAGGGTTCGCCCCTCGGAGCTATTTTTATCAATCGAGCTAAATCGGGAACTCGCCTCAAAGAGGAAGCTACTCGTTTTTTAAAAACCGTTCCTGGAGTCTTAGCACTCAAGACAGTTATTCATGACCGAGAAGTTATTAGTGATGCGCCTGGACAAAATGCAACCATTTGGACGATGACAGGCAAACCAGCTATCACGGCAAGAGCCGAATACGCCCAACTTTTCGAGGAAATTTTTGGACTACTTAATACTTAA